The genomic window GCGGAACGAAGCGATACCGGCTCCGGTTTCCGTCACGGCGGAAGGCGGCACCTGGATCCTGTCCCTTGGCTGCTTCCCGGGCAACCCCCTGAAGGTTCCGGTGATGGGGCAGGCCGTGGAGGCGGCCCCCTACCGGGGCAGGGAGGTGCGCTTCTCGGCCCGCGTGAAGTGCGGGCACGAAGTGCGGCTCTGGCTCCGCACAGGCCGGTCCGGCCATCCCTCGGGCCTTGCGGTGCGGAGCCGGAAGATCGAGGGCGGATGGACCCACATGGAGGTGAAGGCCCGGATACCGCGGGATGCCACGACGATCGCCTTCGGTTTCGCGAGCCTTGGACAGGCTCCGCTGCTCATCCAGGGGGTGGCCCTGACGAAGCGGTGACCTACACCAGGCTCCGGATCCGCGCGTCCGTGCTCTCGATCTCGGTGATCCGGAACGCGAAGTTGCCGTCCACCACCACCACCTCGCCCCGGGCGATGAGCTTGCTGTTCACCAGCAACTCCACGGGGGCGTCGGCGGCGCGGTTCAGCTCGAGGATGGAGCCGGGGGTGAGCTTGAGGAGCTCTCCCAGCTGCATCTCGGTCTGGCCCATGCGGACCATGAGGGGCAGTTCGATGTCCAGGAGCAGGTCCAGGTTGCCGGTGTCGACGGTGGAGGCCTGGCGCTGGGGGGGGCCGGCGGCGGGGGCGGCGACGGGGACGGTGCCGCCGGTGGCCCGGGGGGCGGGGGCGGCCGCGGCGGGCGCGGGGGCTTCGGGGGCGGCCGGGGCCGGGGCCGCCGGGGCCTCGCCGATGCCCAGCTTGCGCTTGATCTGCTGGATGAGCAGGTCGGGGATCAGGAGGTGGATGACGGTGCCCAGGCTCTCCTGGCTCGTCTCCAGGGGCAGGTCGTAGAAGGGGCCGGGGCCCATGATCTCCTCCAGGCCGGAGGAATCGCCGCCCTCGGCGGAGAAGATCTCGACGTTGGAGATGGAGAGCGTCTCCCCGGCCAGGTCGGAGAGGGCCTGGTTGGCCGAGCCCATGATCTGGTTGAAGGTCTCGGCCAGGGCGTCGCGGCTGTCGCCGGCGAGCTCGGTGGAAGGGGTGCCGTCGCCGCCCAGCATGAGGTCCACCAGCATGGTGCCCTCCTTGAGGGGGAGGGCGAAGAGCAGGGTGCCGGTCATGCCCTTGGTGTAGTGGGCCTTCACGTACACCACGGTGGCCGAGTGGAGCACCGAGACGCCCACGTGGTCCAGGGTGTTGCCGTCCTGCGGCTTGATGGCGAACTCCCGGCCCGTGAGCATGGAGAACACGCTCGACATGCTTTCGGAGAAGCACCCGCCGATCTTCTGGTCGAGGTCGGACATCACGGGATCCATGTCATCCCTCCTTGCTTGCGGTCACTTGGAACACCCGCTTCTGGTTTGAGTTCAGGGCCACGTAGCCGTGGAAGCGGGGAATGCCGTCCACGGTGAGGTCGAGCATGGCGTCGAAGCGCTTGGTCAGGGGGATGAGGTCGCCCTCCTGCAGGGCGAGGATCTCCGAGAGGCGCAGGTTGGTGCCGCGGATCTCGGCGGCCACGGCCATGTCGCACTTCTTCATGCTCTCCATGAGGAGGCGGGCCTCCTCGAAGGTGCCGGACTTCTTGTAGCCCGTGTACATCTCCTGGTCGAACTTGTTGGCCACGGGCTCCAGGATGATGGAGGGGATGGCCAGGTTGATCATGCCCACCACCGTACCCATCTTCACCTCGAAGACCACCAGCAGCACGACCTCGTTGGGGGCCACGATCTGGATGAGCTGGGGGCTGGTCTCCCGGGCCTGGATCTTGAAGTCCAGGTCGATGATGCCCCGCCAGGCCTCGCGCAGGTCGTCCAGGGCCAGCTTGAGCACGCCGTCGAAGATGGACTGCTCGATGTCGGTCATGGTGCGCAGGTTCTTCAGGGGGTCGCCGGGGCCGCCCAGCATCTTGTCGATGATGGGGAAGACCAGCTGGGGGTTTACCTCCAGCGCGAAGGCGCCCTCCAGGGGGCGGATGGAGATGGCGTTGAAGCAGGTGGGGTCGGGCACCGAGAGGAGGAACTCCTGGTAGCTCAGCTGCTCCACGGAGACCAGGTTCACTTCGGTGATGGTGCGCAGGTAGGCGGAAAGGGAGCTGGAGAAGTTCCGGGCGAACCGGTCGTGCATGAAGTGCAGGCTGCGCATCTGCTCCCGGCTCACCCGGTCGGGGCGGCGGAAGTTGTAGAGGCTGACCTTCTTCTGGGGCTGGGCTTTTTTTGCCTTCTGGGGGGCGGGTCCGGCCGAGGGACGCTCCGCGGACGCGGCAGCGGGTGCAGGCGCCTTGGCCCCCTTGGCGTGGGACTTCAGGAGGGCATCTACCTCTTCCTGGCTTAGAATCTTGGCCATTTGTCAGTCCATTCAACCATCGATGCGCCGTTCTTTCAGCTTGCCCCGCAGCCGGAGCATGGACTTGGTATGCAATTGCGATACCCGACTCTCGGTGATGTTGAGGAGCGTGCCGATTTCCTTCATCGTCAGTTCCTCGAAGTAGTACAGCTGCACCACGAACCGCTCCTTGGTGGGAAGGCGGTCCACGGCGGACTTGAGAAGCAGTCTCACCTCCCGGGCCTGCAGGAGGATGTGGGGGTTCTCCCCGTCCGGGTCGGGCACGAAGCTGATGAGGTTCTCGCCCTCGCCGTTCTCGCCGGCGTCCACGAAGGCGCCCAGGGTCACGCCCTTGAGCTCGTCCAGGCTGTGGTGGAGATCCTCCAGGGCCAGGCCCAGGTGCGCGGCCACCTCCTCGTCGGTGGCGGCCCTGCCGTGCTGCTGCTCCAGGAGGTGGTAGGCGGTCTCGATGTCCTTCTTCTTCCGGCGCAGGCTGCGCGGAACCCAGTCCAGGTCTCGCAGGCCGTCCAGGATGGCGCCGCGGATGCGCTGCTCGGCGTAGGTCTTGAACTTGACGTTGCGGTCGGGCTCGAACTTGCGCACGGCGTCCATGAGCCCCAGGATGCCGGAGTGGATGAGGTCGTCCATCTCCACGTGGGAGGGCAGGCGGCTGGAGATGCGGTGGGCCACGAACTTCACCAGGGGCAGGCATTCCGTGATGAGGAACTCGCGGTCCTGGAAGTCCGGCTCGGCGTCGGGGAGCTCGGGCTTGGGCGGCGGCGGGGGGGTGTTGCGGCCATAGGCGTTCATGGCCGCCCGGGCTACGGGCGATGGGGGCTTTCTGGCCTCGGGGCCCTTTCCTCCCTGGCTTCCCTCCGTCATGGCTCCTCTGCGCTAAGGCCTTTCCAGAATGCAGCAAATCCCTCTTTTTGTAAGGGGATCTTCTGTTGCAACTGCTGTGCCGCGCCGAGGAAGGCCTGGGAAGAGGGGGCCTGGGGGTAGAGGTCGGCCACGCAGCGCTGCTGGCGCACGGACTGGAGCATGAAGGGATCGGTGGGCACCATGCCCAGGACCTGCAGGTCCCGGCTCAGGAAACGGCGGGTGGCGGCCTGGAGCTGCTCGATCGTTTCCTCGGCCTCCTCGGCGTTCTGGGCGTTGTTCACCAGGAGCCAGAGGGGCTTGTGGGGGTCGCGCAGGTGGACGGTCTTGACCATGGCGTAGGCGTCCACCAGGGCGGTGGGTTCGGGGGTGGTCACCAGGAGCACCTCCTGGGCGGCCATGAGGAGCTTTATCACTGAATCATGAATGCCGGCGGCGGTGTCGATGAGCAGCCAGTCGATGCCCTGGGACACCCGCTGGAGGCCCTGCACCAGGCGCAGCTCAGCCGCCGCGTCCAGGCGGGTGAGTTCCTGGATGCCGCTGGAGGCCGGGATGATGCGGATGCCGAAGGGGCCGTCCAGGAGGATCTCCTCCAGGATCTTTTCGCCGCGGAGCACGTGCTCCAGGGTCCACTGGGGGCTGAGCCCCAGCAGGATGTCCAGGTTGGCCAGGCCGAAGTCGGCGTCCAGCACCACCACGCGCTGGCCCATCTGGGCCAGGGACATGGCGAGGCCGGCGACCACGTTGGTCTTGCCCACGCCGCCCTTGCCGGAGGCGATGGCCATCACCCTTGAGCCGAAGAGGGTGCCGGCTGCGGGCTGGTTGCGGGAGAGGGCGCGAAGTCGGTTGGCTTGATCGTTCATTTTACCGCCAGGATTTCGAACATGATTAGCAGGCCGGCTGGGGCAGGGGGAGGATCAGGTCCGCCAGGCGGCGGCTGGTGGCCATCTCGAGGTCCTGGGGGACCTCCTGGCCCGTGCCCAGGTAGCTCAGGGGGCGCTTGACCCGCACCAGGGTGCTGAGCAGCGGCCCCAGGGTGCTCGTCTCGTCCAGCTTGGTGAACACGAGGCGCGTGGGCTTGAGGGATTCGAAGCGCTGGGCGATGTCGGCCAGGTCCCGGGGCTTGGTGGTGGCCGACAGGACCAGGTGCACCTCCACGTCGGGGAGCTCGTCCAGGAAGCGGCGCAGCTGGGCCATCATCTCGGCGTCCTTGGGGCTGTGGCCGGGGGTGTCGATGAGCACCAGGGTGCGGTCCTGGTAGAAGCGCAGGGCGCTCTTGAGGTCCTCCACCGTGAGCGCCACGTGGAGCGGCACCTGGAGGATCTCGGCGTACTGGTGGAGCTGGTCGACGGCGGCGATGCGGAAGGTGTCCAGGGTGAGCAGGGCCACCTTCTGCTTGAGCTCGAGCTTGGCGTAGGCGGCGAGCTTGGCGATGGTGGTGGTCTTGCCCACGCCGGTGGGCCCCACCAGGGCCACCACGCGGGTCTTGCCGGATTCCAGCTGGATGGGCGGGGCCACCGGGATGAAGTCGGAGATGATCCGCCGCATGAAGATCCGCGCCTTCTCGGGGTCCAGGGGGTTCTCCCCGTCCTGGTCCAGGAGCGTGCGCTGGGTGTATTCGCAAAGGCGCAGGGCGATGAAGGGGTCCACGTCGTTGGCCACCAGGTCCCCGTACAGTTCCAGCAGGGTCTGGGGAAGCTGCAGCTGGGACTGGGGCATGCCCTGCTTCTGGATGCGGGTGAGCTGGGCCTTCATGAGGTCCAGTTCGCGCAGGATGGAGGTGTTCCGGTTCTCCACGTCCTTGAGGGCCTCCACGGCGCCCTTGATCTCCAGGAGCTCCCGGCGCAGGGGCTGGAGGTCCATGGGGGGCGGGGGGGCCGGGGCGGGCGCGGGGGCCGGGGGGGGCGGGGCCTTCACCTGGAGGGGTTTCGGAGCCTCCGCGGGACGGCTGGCCAGGGGATCCCGGAGGCCGTAGGTGCCGTTGGCGGCCGCGGGCTGCTCGTCCACGGCGGCGGTGACCTCGATGTAGGTCTCCTCGCCCATGAGCGACTTCCGCCGCTTGGTGCGGGTGGAGAGGATGAAGGCCTCCTCGCCCATGTCGCGCTTGACGACGGCGAGAGCCTCCTGCATGGAAGCGGCTTCGAAAGTCTTCACACGCATGGGTCCGTCCGATGAGGGGGGGTGGGTGGCGTCATGAGACCGTCCCGAGGTTGACCACGCGCACGTCCATGGGGATCTCGCTGTGGCTCAGGACGACCAGGTGGGGCAGGGCCCGCTCCAGCAGGCGGCGCAGGTGGGGCCGCACGACGGGATTGGTGAGGAGCACGGGCTGGGCTCCGGGCAGGAGGTTGGTGATGCCCGTGGAGATGCGGCCGAGGATCTCCTGGAGCCGCCCGGGGTCCAGGGCGAGGAAGCTGCCCCGGTCCGTGGTCTCGATGCCGGACTGGATGGTCTGCTCCAGCTGGGGGTCCAGCATCAGCACGCCCAGCTCGTTGTTCTCGGAGATGTGGGGCGTGGTGAGCGAGCGCCCCAGGTGCTGGCGCACGTACTCGGTGAGCGTCAGGGGGTCGCGGGTGATGGGGATGGCGTCGGCGCAGGCCTCGAGGATCCGGCCCAGGTCCCGCACGGGGACCCGCTCCCGCAGGAGGTTCTGGACGACCTTCAGGAGCACGCCCACGGGCACCACGTTGGGCACCAGCTCCTCCACGAGCTTGGGGGTGGTCTCCTTGAGGTTGTCCAGGAGCTGCTGCAGCTCGGGGCGTCCCACCAGTTCCGGGGCCTGCTGCTTGATGAGCTCGGAGAGGTGGGTGGTGATGACGGTGGCCGGGTCCACCACGGTGTAGCCCATGAGCTGGGCGTGGTCGCGCTGGGCCTCCTGGATCCAGAAGGCGGGGAGCCCGAAGGCGGGCTCGGTGGTGGCCGTGCCCTGGACGTCGCCGGTGGCGGTGCCCGGGTTCATGGCCAGGAAGGCCCCGGGGGTGACCTCGCTGCGGGCGATCTCCTCGCCCCGCAGCTGGACCCGGTAGGTGTTGGCGGGGAGCTGGAGGTTGTCCCGGATGCGGATGGGGGGCACGACGATGCCCAGCTCCTGGGCCATCTGGCGGCGCAGGGCCTTGATGCGCTCGAGCACCGTGCCGCCCTGGTTCACGTCCAGGAGGCTGATGAGGCCGTAGCCCACCTCCAGGCCCAGGGGGTCCACCTTGAGGAGGGACTCCACGCGCTCGGGGGCCTCGGCCTTGGCCTTCTCCTTGGGTTCGGCCTTGGCCTCCAGGCGCTGGGCGGCGAACTTCCGGGTGGCGTAGGCCATGATGCCGAAGATGATCCCCATGATCCAGAAGGGGACCAGGGGCAGGCCCGGCACCGCCCCGAACAGGAACAGCACCGACGCCGCGATGGCCAGGGGCCGGTAGTCCATGCCCAGCTGGCCCATGACCTCGGTGCCGAGGTTGGGGGACTGGGAGCCGCTGCGGGTGGTGAGGATGGCGCCGCCCACGGAGATGAGGAGGCTGGGCACCGCCGTCACCAGGCCGTCGCCCACGGTCAGGAGGGTGAAGGTCTCCATGGACTGCAGGACGGGCAGGTTGTACTTGAGGATGCCGATGAGGATGCCGGCGATGATGTTCACCGCCAGGATGAGCAGGGCCGCCACGGCGTCCCGCTGGGTGAACTTCACGGCGCCGTCCATGGCCCCGTAGAAGTTGGCCTCCTCGCCCAGTTCCCTGCGGCGCTTGCGGGCCTCCACCTCGTCGATGTAGCCGGCGTTCAGGTCGGCGTCGATGGCCATCTGCTTGCCGGGCATGGCGTCCAGGGTGAACCGGGCGGTGACTTCGGCGATGCGGCCGGAGCCGTGGTTGATGACCAGGAACTGGATGGCCAGGAGGATGAGGAACACCACCAGGCCGATGATGTAGCTGCCGCCCACCACGAACTGGCCGAAGGCCTGCACCATGTGCCCGGCCGCTTCGGGCCCCTGCTCGCCACCGTAGAGGAGGATCCGCCGCGTGGTGGCCACGTTCAGGGCCAGCCGGAACAGGGTGATGATCAGCAGGATGGAGGGGTAGGCGTTGAATTCCTGGGGCTTGGCCACATACATGCCCACCATGAGGATCAGGAGGGACATGGTGATGTTGAAGACGATCAGGATGTCGATCACGAACGCCGGCAGGGGCAGGATCATGACGACCATGACGATGAGGACGAAAACGGGCGTGGCCAGGTCCGCCCGCTTCGAGAGGCGGGTGATATACGGAAGGAGCCTGTCCAGGAAGGTCAGCATGTTGACACCGGGATACCGGGGAGCGAAAGGGATGCCAACCGTTCAAGTGTTGGAAAATGAAGGTGTTGACCTTCAGGGGCGGCCCGGGGCCCCCCGGGGGCCGGTGCGGAACCTTGGCTTTGGTAGACTGGAGGCATTCCTGGGGAGACGCACATGGCTCATTCCACCCTTCTGATCCCGGCCTGCCTCCTCCTGGTCCTGGGCTGCGTCGAGCCCAAGGCCATCGCGCCCGTGTCCCCCATGGCCCCCTCGCCCCTGGTGGTGGAACCGGCCTCCGTGGCGGTGACCGCGGGTCAGGGGACGGACTTCAAGGCCCGGGCCCAGGACGGTTCCAGGCCCGCGGTGGCCTGGGAGGCCCAGGGCGGCTCCGTGGACGCCTCCGGGCACTTCACGGCGCCTGCCGAGCCGGGCACGGCCACGGTGGTGGCCAGGGCCTACGGGGGCCGCACGGCCTCGGCCACGGTCAAGGTGGTGCCTCCCCCCCGGGGCCCCGTGACGGCCCCCGCGAGGGTGATGGCCGGCGCCCGCGACGTGCGCGCCTCGGTGCCGGCGCAGGAGGGGGCCACCTACGAATGGAAGGTGGAGGGCGGGGTCCTCAAGGGCGGCGCCCGCGGCGCCACGGTGGCCTTCGACGCCGGCTCCGGGCCCAGGGCCGTCCTTTCCTGCCGGGTGGTCAACGCCGCCGGCCAGGGGCTCACGGCCTCCCTGGAACTGCCCCTGTCGCCCGGGGTGGACCTGTCGGTCACGCCCGCCTCCGTCACCGTGACCGCCGGGGCCAGCACGAAGCTCGGGTTCACCCTGGAGGGCGGCGCCACCGGGGAGGTGCAGTGGTCGGTGCTGGAAGCCGGCGGCGGCACGGTGGACGCCTCGGGCAGGTACCGCGCCCCCGGCAAGCCCGGCGCCTACACGGTCCAGGTGCGCTCCAAGGACGATCCCGCCATCAAGGCCACCGTGCCCGTGAAGGTCGTGGCCGCCCCCGCAGGCGCCGTGAAGGGCCCCGGCAAGGTCGCTCCGGGCGCCAAGGCCCTTCGGGCCAGCGTCGTGGAGCAGGCCGGGTGCCGCTATGCGTGGAAGGTCACGGGCGGAACCATCACCTCGGGAGCCGACGCGCCCCTGGTGGTCTTCGAGGCCGGGGACGGGCCGAAGCTGGAGCTGGTGTGCGAGATCACCAACGAGGCGGGGGATTCCTTCCAGGCCAGGCTCACGGTGCCGGTCAGCTAGACGGGGCCCGCCGCGACCGCCTCCTCCGTCGTGATGGGCAGGGTCCGCTCCTGGCTGTGCTGCCGGATGGGGCAGGGCTCCACGGAGCAGTGGTCGCACAGGGCCCGCTGGCAAGGGTCCACGTGGGTGTGGAGCTCGCCCTCGATGCCCGCCTCGCGCACCACGGACTTCGCGAAGGCGTCGGCCAGGTCGTGGCTCTGGGCGATGCCGTAGAACTCGGGCACCACCATGTGGATGTCCACGTGGATGTAGCGGCCCGAGCGCATGGTGCGCAGCTCGTGGATGGCCAGGATGTCGTCGGGGCGGATCCGGTTGATGGCGGCCACCAGCTTGTCCAGGAGGTCGGGGTCCTCGGTGTCCAGGAGGGCGGCGCTGGAGGAACGCACCAGCTTGAAGCCGGTCCAGGCCAGGAGCCCGCCCACGCCCAGGGCGATGATCGCGTCCAGCCACTGCCAGCCCGTGAGGGCCACCAGGAACAGGCCGATGCCCAGGCCCACGGTGGTGTAGAAGTCGGACAGGACATGGTGGCCGTCGGCCTCCAGGGCGAGGGAGCGCTGCTTCCTGCCGCAGTGGATGAGGTACAGCCCCAGCGCGCCGTTGAGCACGCCGGCGGCGAAGTTGATGGCCATGCCCTTGCCCAGGTGCTCCAGGGGGGGGCGGTCCACCAGGGAGTGCACGGCCTCGTACCCGATGAGCACCGCCGCGAGGCTGATCATGCCGCCTTCGAAGGCCGCGGAGAAGTGCTCGATCTTGCCGTGGCCGTAGGGGTGCTCCCTGTCCGCCGGCTTGCCCGCGAAGATGATGGCGCCCAGGGCGAACACGGCGGCCACCACGTTGACCACGTTCTCGATGGCATCGGACTTCAGGGCGGCGGAATGGGAGATGTGGAAGGCGTAGTATTTCAGGCCGAGGATGAAGAGACCCGCGGTGATGGACAGCGTCGAGACGCGGATCCGGGCTCTCTGGGAATGGGCTTCTTCGTTCATGCGGGCCTCTCGGCCCTGGAACGGGCCTTGGTTCCCATGATGGAGCCAGGGGGAAGGGGGGGCAACTGTCTCCTCCGCAGGCCGGGGCTCCGGCTTCGTTTCCAGGCGATTGAACCTTGTTGAGACTCATTCCTCGCGACGGGTTTTCCCGTCCTTTCTCAAGGGGCCGATCCGCCTTCCGGCGCCTCTTTGGAATTTTGAAAATACATTACGTAATGAGTCTCAATTGCCGATACGCTTTTCAAGGTTCGGTCTAGGGCAGCCTTCGTGGGCCCGAATGACGGATCCCCATCCCCGCCGGAGTCCCGGCGTGGTCAGCCGAGTGATCAGCCACAGGGAGCCCCCTCGTGTCCACCTGCCGTCCCCGTTCCCTTTCCTGGCTGGCCCTGGCCCTCCTTCTCGCAGCGGGGTGCGGAGGCTCCCGGAGGAGCTCCCCGCAGGCGCCGGCGGCCCTGGTCCTGGCGCCGTCTTCCCCCATCCTGGCCGTGGGCCAGTCGGTGCAGTTCTCCGCCGCCCTGCCGCCGGGAGCCGTGGCCACCTGGTCCGTGGAGCCTCCGTCCGCCGGCCTCATCTCGCCCACCGGCGCCTTCACCGCCGCCGGCGCCCCCGGGGCGTGCACCGTCCGTGTCAGCTACGGCCTGGAGGCCCCCTACCGCGCCACGGCCAACGTGACGATCCTCCCGCCCCCGGCTCCGGCCACCTCCACCCCGGGCCAGGAGCAGGCCTCGGGCCAGGGGCAGACCCAGCCCGGCACCGGCGCCGCCAACGCCGCGCTGGTGGGTGAAGTCGTTCCGGTCACCAACGCCGTCAGCGCCGACCCGGCCGTGCAGGTGCGCCACGGTTTCCTGCCTCCCGGCCTTTGAACGTCGTCCCGACCTCCCCCTTGAAGGTGCCCCCCTTGCGACACGCCCTCCGAACCCCCCTCCTCGCCATCCTCCTCGCCGCTCCCGCACTCGCCGCCGATCCGGCCCCGCCGCCCACCCTGGCCTACCAGGGCCGGCTCCTGGAAGGCGCGGCGCCCGTGACCGGGGACCGGAGCTTCACCTTCACCATCCTGGATGCGGCGGGAAGCCCGGTGTGGCATTCGGGCCCCCAGACCCTCGCCGTGAACGTCGGCCTCTATTCCGCGGTGCTGGGTTCCGCGGGCATGCCCCCCATGCCCGCCGAGATCCTGGGCCGGGCCGGCCTGAAGCTCCATGTCACCCTCTCCGGCCTGGCCCTCACCCCCGACGTGGACATCATCCCCGGCTTCCAGGCGCGCAGCGCCTGGGAAGTCACCGGCGCCTTTGCCGGGGACCTCACGGGAACCCAGGGGCAGACGCAGGTGACGGGCCTCCAGGGCTACCCCCTGGACCTGACCACGGCGGCCCCCGTCCCCGGCCAGTCGCTTGTGTTCGACGGCACCCGTTGGGCTCCGTCGAGCCTTGCGGGCATCGCCGGCCCCTCCGGAGCCCAGGGGCCCGAGGGCCCCGCGGGCACGGCGGGTCCCACCGGCCTCCAGGGGCCCATCGGCCTGACGGGCGTCGCCGGTCCCACCGGCGCGCAGGGGCCCATCGGTCCGACGGGCGCCACCGGCCCCGCCGGCACGCAGGGGCCCATCGGTCTGACGGGCGCCACCGGTCCCGTCGGCCCACAGGGTTCCATTGGCCTGCCGGGCGCCACCGGTTCCGTCGGCCCACAGGGACCCATCGGTCTGACGGGCGCCACCGGTTCCGTCGGCGCACAGGGGCCCGTCGGTCTGACGGGTCCGGCCGGGCCCGCGGGCGCAACCGGTGCCGCCGGTCCTCAGGGCGCAGCGGGTCTGACGGGGGCGATGGGACCCCAGGGACCCATCGGCCTGACAGGCTCGGCCGGACCCGCGGGCCCAGCCGGCGCGACCGGACTCCAGGGACCTGCCGGACCTGCCGGTGCGACCGGAGCGCCTGGCAGCATCGGACCCCAGGGGCTTACCGGGCCGGCCGGCGCAACGGGCGCGACCGGGCCCCAGGGCATTCAGGGGCCTGCGGGGCCGGCGGGCAGTTCCGGTGGCGGTAGCTCGGCCACGCGGTCGCCGCTGCAGATCGCCACGCTCGCCTGGTACGGCGCCAACACCACCTTTCCCGCGATCGCGGTGGGCTCCCATCCCGTGGCGCTGGCGTTCGATGGCCGGAGCATGTGGGTCGGGAACTACTCCAGCAACAACGTGACCCGGATCCTGACGGCCACCGGGGCGGTGCTCGGCACCTATGCGATTCCGGGCAACTGCCCCACCGGCGTGGCCTTCGACGGCGTCAACGTCTGGGTCTGCAGCCTGCTGGGGAGCGCCACCACCAACCTGACGAAATTCAGCGGCGTCGACGGCACCGTGCTCGGCTCCTACAAGATCGGGACCGACAACGCCTTCGCGGTGGCCTTCGACGGGACGGTCCTTTGGGTCGCCAGCATCGACGGGTACGTCTACCGGGTCGATGTGTCCAACGGCAGCCAGCTTGGAGCCTACCTGGTGGGGCAGGGGCCCATCTCCATGGCCTTCGACGGCACCAGCATCTGGACCGCCAACTCGAACGACATAACCGTCACGCGGATCAACGTGGCCAATCCGGCCATCGTGGCGACCTACACGGTGGGCTCCATGGACCAGGACTGGGAGAACGGCGCCTTCCCGGTCGCTGTGGCCTTCGACGGCTCCAACATCTGGGTTTCGCTCCTGGGCTCGGGCTCCGTGCCGAGTTCGGTGAAGAAGCTCAACGTCGCCGACGGCACCGTCGCCGCCACCTGCACCGGGATCAACACTCCCACCTCGATGGCCTTCGACGGCGTCCACCTCTGGGTGGCAAGCGGCAACACCATGGGCAAGATCAAGGTCGCCGACGCCAGTCTGGCGGCCACCGTCCCGGCGGGCCTGGGCGTGTCGGGCATCGCGTTCGATGGCGTCAACATCTGGTGCGCCAACAACACCGCGTCGGGAACCGTCTCCAGGCGCTAAACGGCCCTGCGGCCTCCGGGGCCCTTGCCCATGACCCCCTCAATCTGTCATCACGGGGCGATGGGCGGAACGAAGACAAACTGTGAACAAAGGGCATAGGCGAGGGTGCCCACGGAAATACTCAGGAGACTGTTCCTACCCAGGCCATGGACGGCCAGCACGACTCCCGACGCCAGGATTTCGGGCAGCCCATGGGGATACCTCAAATAGTCCACTTCGCTGAGGCTTTGCAGGCTCAACAGCACCATGATGGCCGCCGGGAGTTTTCGGCCCAGGTTTCTGAGCCGAGGCCTCGCTCCCAGGCGCGCAGCGAGGAGGAAAGGCAGGGTCCGGGTCAGCGCCGTTGTGAGGAACATGACACCTAGGCCGCCGATCAGGTAGCGCATGGTTCTTCCCTTTCCATAAGCAGGAGGATTGTCGCGATGAGCAGGGAAAGAAGAAGCAGCTGCTTTCTGCACATGGCCAAGGCGAGGCCCCCCGCCAGGAGGGCGGCCAGGAAGGGATACCGGGATCTGCTTGCCTGCCACTGCTCCAGGGTAAGAACCAGGAAGAGGGCGGTCAGCACAAACCGGAGGGCAGGGATCTCCACCTTCACCAGCGTCCCGAACAGCGCGCCCAGGGTCGTGCCGCCGATCCAGTAGAGGTGGTTGAGGAGGGTAAGGAACAGGCAATACTCCGCATCGTTTTCGGGCAGAGGCGGACGGGAGGTAAGAATGGAATAGGTCTCGTCGGTGAGGCCATGGGTGAGATACC from Geothrix sp. 21YS21S-2 includes these protein-coding regions:
- a CDS encoding branched-chain amino acid transporter permease, giving the protein MRYLIGGLGVMFLTTALTRTLPFLLAARLGARPRLRNLGRKLPAAIMVLLSLQSLSEVDYLRYPHGLPEILASGVVLAVHGLGRNSLLSISVGTLAYALCSQFVFVPPIAP
- a CDS encoding cation diffusion facilitator family transporter, with translation MNEEAHSQRARIRVSTLSITAGLFILGLKYYAFHISHSAALKSDAIENVVNVVAAVFALGAIIFAGKPADREHPYGHGKIEHFSAAFEGGMISLAAVLIGYEAVHSLVDRPPLEHLGKGMAINFAAGVLNGALGLYLIHCGRKQRSLALEADGHHVLSDFYTTVGLGIGLFLVALTGWQWLDAIIALGVGGLLAWTGFKLVRSSSAALLDTEDPDLLDKLVAAINRIRPDDILAIHELRTMRSGRYIHVDIHMVVPEFYGIAQSHDLADAFAKSVVREAGIEGELHTHVDPCQRALCDHCSVEPCPIRQHSQERTLPITTEEAVAAGPV